The following proteins come from a genomic window of Coffea arabica cultivar ET-39 chromosome 11c, Coffea Arabica ET-39 HiFi, whole genome shotgun sequence:
- the LOC113718770 gene encoding UDP-glycosyltransferase 83A1-like translates to MGSPHVLAVPYPAQGHVLPLMELALCLVKHGIKVTFVYTEFDHKRVIESLSGEENVPDMMHLVSIPDGLESWEDRNDAAKSMKAIFRVIPAKLEALIEKINQSESDKITCIIVDEFLGLALEVAKKMGVRAVSFSPAAAALYALKLNIPKLIDDGIIDSSGTIMKKQMVQLSPATLAMDSEHFAWASVGDATTRGIVFDAMAINNRTFKLADRIIGNSSNELEASVFTSFPEMLPIGPLLASNRLGKSVGSYWSEDSDCLAWLDKQPVQSVIYVAFGSTTVFDHTQFQELALGLELTNMPFLWVVRRNLTAGTDSAYPKGFRDRIQGRGRLASWAAQQQVLSHPSVACFLSHCGWNSTMEGISNGVPFVCWPCFGDQFANRSYICDIWKVGLGLEKDENGIIAQGELKNKIEQLVTVKGYRERALDLKAKVMNSLKEDGCSGKNLNNLVRWIKDD, encoded by the exons ATGGGCAGTCCACATGTTCTAGCCGTACCTTATCCAGCACAAGGTCATGTACTTCCCCTAATGGAACTTGCCTTATGCCTAGTGAAGCATGGTATCAAAGTTACATTTGTGTACACAGAATTTGATCACAAACGAGTCATTGAATCATTATCAGGGGAAGAAAATGTACCTGATATGATGCATCTGGTATCCATCCCAGATGGCCTGGAATCGTGGGAAGATAGAAATGATGCGGCGAAGTCAATGAAGGCGATTTTTCGTGTTATCCCTGCAAAGCTGGAGGCtctaattgagaagataaatcAATCTGAAAGTGACAAAATCACATGCATTATTGTTGATGAGTTCTTGGGTTTGGCACTGGAGGTTGCGAAGAAAATGGGAGTTAGGGCAGTATCCTTCTCGCCTGCAGCAGCAGCTCTATATGCTCTGAAACTCAATATTCCAAAGCTCATTGATGATGGAATCATAGACAGCTCTG GAACTATCATGAAGAAGCAGATGGTTCAGTTATCACCCGCCACATTAGCCATGGACTCTGAACACTTTGCTTGGGCAAGTGTCGGTGATGCGACCACACGGGGTATTGTTTTTGATGCTATGGCAATAAATAACAGAACATTTAAATTGGCTGATAGGATTATCGGGAACTCAAGTAATGAGTTAGAGGCATCAGTCTTCACCTCATTCCCAGAAATGTTGCCTATTGGCCCTCTTCTAGCCAGTAACCGGCTTGGAAAATCAGTTGGTTCCTACTGGTCCGAAGACTCGGATTGTTTGGCGTGGCTTGATAAACAACCAGTGCAATCAGTCATTTATGTTGCATTTGGGAGCACCACAGTTTTTGACCACACACAGTTCCAAGAACTGGCTCTGGGACTTGAACTCACCAATATGCCATTCCTTTGGGTTGTGAGACGTAATTTAACTGCAGGAACAGATAGTGCATATCCAAAAGGTTTCAGAGATCGAATACAAGGACGAGGAAGATTAGCCAGTTGGGCAGCTCAACAACAGGTCCTGAGCCATCCTTCCGTTGCCTGCTTCCTCAGCCACTGTGGCTGGAATTCTACAATGGAAGGCATAAGCAATGGTGTCCCTTTTGTCTGCTGGCCTTGCTTTGGAGACCAGTTCGCTAACAGAAGCTACATATGTGATATTTGGAAGGTTGGATTAGGATtggaaaaagatgaaaatggaATCATTGCACAAGGAGAACTTAAGAACAAAATTGAGCAGCTAGTCACTGTTAAAGGCTACAGGGAGAGGGCCTTGGATTTAAAAGCAAAGGTTATGAATAGTCTTAAAGAAGATGGATGTTCCGGCAAGAATCTCAACAACTTAGTCAGGTGGATTAAGGATGATTAG